From one Rhopalosiphum padi isolate XX-2018 chromosome 2, ASM2088224v1, whole genome shotgun sequence genomic stretch:
- the LOC132922870 gene encoding uncharacterized protein LOC132922870 yields MYIKPRTRPNIDVYRQIHSSELHREKKMSIDRISVVLVVTIIVSNTVHCTVSTLPATSTHTALHDELLNVLKKFHSSSSGTDPETPVTGTTPISPHSGRISIMHFPGATSSFNADQSSKSSANLVGTPNPLVPGVLHQPAPLGLDLQVPDRDYNQMTEPSQSQALLQSRGLGGNPLPVSVPPTITDPKTSPTHMPPASSHSPNPTLQKIEPVNLSPKFNQELTKLLGDLRMTPGTLQEPAATPGQNQMIAPGQATRSTESLQLHSPGSPTSQQPPRVQRPILGPNQTPLDYLLSPAFPMHQLNSIDRRPLSTNKQRPNLEFVKYLLTLPRYQQALNELIASQSSIQT; encoded by the exons atgtatataaaaccCAGGACGCGCCCGAATATAGACGTATACCGCCAAATACACTCGTCCGAGTTGCATCGCGAGAAAAAAATGTCGATCGACAGGATTTCAGTCGTTCTGGTAGTGACAATAATTGTTTCGAATACG gtCCACTGTACTGTTTCGACTTTGCCCGCCACGAGTACACACACGGCGCTGCATGATGAATTGTTAAACGTCCTAAAAAAATTTCACTCATCGTCATCGGGCACGGATCCGGAAACGCCGGTGACGGGTACCACACCGATTTCGCCACATTCCGGTCGGATTTCGATTATGCATTTCCCCGGGGCGACCAGTTCCTTCAACGCCGATCAATCGTCTAAATCGTCGGCCAATCTCGTCGGCACTCCTAATCCGTTAGTCCCGGGTGTGCTGCACCAGCCTGCACCGTTAGGCCTCGACCTGCAGGTGCCCGACCGCGATTACAACCAAATGACCGAACCATCGCAATCGCAAGCACTTCTGCAGTCACGAGGACTCGGAGGAAATCCGCTTCCTGTTTCCGTTCCGCCGACGATCACAGACCCAAAAACATCACCCACCCATATGCCACCAGCATCGTCCCATTCCCCGAACCCGACCCTGCAGAAAATAGAGCCCGTCAATTTGTCACCCAAATTCAACCAAGAGCTGACAAAACTGTTGGGCGATTTGCGGATGACTCCCGGTACACTGCAAGAACCGGCTGCAACCCCGGGTCAAAATCAAATGATCGCCCCCGGTCAGGCTACTCGTTCTACGGAATCTCTTCAACTACATTCTCCGGGTTCACCGACCTCACAGCAGCCCCCCAGAGTCCAGCGACCGATTCTCGGCCCGAATCAGACGCCGCTAGACTATTTACTGAGTCCAGCATTCCCGATGCACCAATTAAATTCTATAGATCGTCGACCACTGTCTACCAATAAACAACGTCCAAACTTagagtttgtaaaatatttgctGACTTTACCTCGATATCAACAAGCTTTAAACGAATTGATTGCAAGTCAATCTTCAATTCAAACGTAA